The Microcebus murinus isolate Inina chromosome 9, M.murinus_Inina_mat1.0, whole genome shotgun sequence nucleotide sequence AAAGATAGATGTACTTCTGTTTTTCCTAAAATCTTGATTACAAAAATGCACAAgaattcattattttctaaattttacagTAGGAATCAAATATTATCTAAAGTGgtcatttaagatttttcttgggagaaaaaaaaaatcagggtttACACCCGCATCTTCCttttttagtaatatttaaagaaataaactagtATCATAAGAAGTGGTTGTGCATGGATTGTCTGCATCCATAAAATATCAGTAAGCTATGTGCTACCTTCATATTAGCATCAGTAAATGtgtggtctttaaaaaaaaaaaagaaactgaaaaataaggtTGTATCTATCATTAAAgtgctttttataaaatttaaagaaaaataggggaatgtttaattttcataaaacctCGGATGAAAAATGTAATGATCCATGCATGAAAATGAACTGGAACTTTCCTGTAGTATATGTTTTAGAATGAAACTTTCAAACACTTAAGTGCTACAGAGAACAAGTtagaaatggatataaaaattattacaaatatttagtaagctaaatatttataatgtgttggtactaatttgtcttttttgtccTAGCATACACTCACTAGAAAATCATATTTCTGTACAATCCAGATGAAAATTTTGTCaaataaagtgaaacaaaacTAAAGTCACTAAGATAgtctttgtcaattaaaaattggTATTTTCTCCAGGTTCTTGATCCCTTTAATCAACAAATTGTTTGGAATATAAAATTTGCAACATCTTTGTAGAAACTGTAGACCAAATACACAAGATCAAGGGTGGTTAGCTGATGGACTGTGATGATGGCATGTAATGTCACAGCTACTTGAAAGTGCTGGAATAGGCAGTGCCTTAGAAACAAGTGGTTAGATGGTTATTATTTTAGTCAGAAAACAGCAGTTACAgttgaatatttatgaaattgtttttcttttttttcctcatagtaCCATTTGAAGGCGTTTAGTGGTTCTAACACCAATTTAAAGTCTTTCCACAAAAATGAACTCCAAACCTTTTCGTACATCACTTGAAGTTATCTGAGGAAAAACAGGAATAAATGAACACTTTTGAGTTTACCAATAAAaccttgtttttaaattaaacaatagTAAATGACTTCTAAAGGATGGCTGCATCTCAAGTTTTCCacacaaatacaaaaatgtatgctAATCAAACTATAACATTTAACCTACTCAGCACTCAAAACTAAGTATTTTGCTTTAGAACCTCTGAAACTAATTTAATATTCACTAAATACATTAAATGTCTTAATGCAAGGAACAACAGTACTGaaggtaaacttttaaaatatacgtAGACTTGCAAAAACAAGTATAGGGAGTCTACTCCTTATTTTGTAttgcattttaaaagtctacatttGTTCCAAAACCttctaaaaaaaataacctttttctttcttccaaacaagaattttacttttcttgtaacacataaccacacacacaaaaaaatccctaATACTAACTATGTTGAAATGATCATCAAAAAGTTtattaaacagaaaggaaaaaataagagtatCTGGGACCTAAGTAATCATTGTTTCCAACAGTAACTAACACACATtcccaaggagaaaaaaaatccaaacatttgTTTACcaatttttcccctttgcttGGAAGCACTatgttaaaagtaaataataaatgctaatcATTCTAAATTcaatttgggaattttttttctgagtacaGCACTTTATTTAGCCGTCACAgattaatttttacaataattacagtccctgaaaagaattttttcctaTAATTATCGCCTTCACAAATTCATTCTAATATATTTAACTTTCCTACAATGCATTAATTAGTAGACTAAGTCACTGAATCAAATTAAACCTGTGCAAAGTTAGTTAAACAGAAGACTTCTATTGTAAACATAAGCcaatatagatgtatatattttacaaCATTAAAAGGAAAGCACTGACCCTGTGCCATCTACCTATAACTACATTACATTGTCCTGTGGAAGATAagttatgaaattaaattttgttcCCAAGCCACTGGAATAAAGGTCACTGTCTAAGAGGTAAATGCAATATGCACATTACTCTTGCAGTTCCCATTGCCATAAGATATATGGAAGTAAACATGTTAAAATAGAACCAGCTATAAATTatggtcaaataatttttttttagttcgatggggggaaaaaagcaaaactctgtAACTGTTCCTCACCAGACAAGAGCCTTAGATCTTGTACTTCGGcctttggttttgtttccttcAGGTGAATTGGAAGCATTTGCCTTATGAGTTTTCTTATGATGTTCAAGATAAGTCTTTTTGGCAAATGCCTTTCCACATTTATTGCATCTGTGAAGAGAAAAGTTTTTTGTGACTTTTACTTCAATACCGACGTCAGCTACTTCATACTTTTTACTAGGAGAGTTAGAAGTGCCATCATGTTTTGAATCACTATGTTTTGCTTCGTCTCTCGAAGGGCCTCTTTTTGCCACTTTATTTAGAACAAAATCAATGGGCTTTTTTATAGCTCTGATCTCTAAACTGGCTGTTATTTTCCCAAGATAGCGAGATGACTTTTTATGAACCACAGTTATATGACGTATCACATCGCGCTTCCGACGAGTTTCATAAGTGCAAAGAGGACACTTGTAGAATTTaacataaatgttatttccatCTGTGTGCAACTCAATGTGTTTAGTCAAGTTCTGTTTAGAAGTAAACTGACGTTTACAAAGTTTACAGTAAAGTTGCTTAAAGTCAAAGCCAGCTGAAAGTTTTGGTTTCCTGGTTTTTTGCTGGCCACCTGCAGCCGATGGACTAGTTGATTTAGGGCTTTCAGAGTcttgtttaactttatttttctgtgctgccggtgtgttctttttttcatttgaatgatTTGTTCCCTTTAATTCATTCTGTGGAGAATGGGTAATGGAAGGGGGTGAAGATTCTACAGAATCTGCTGGTTcaactttaacttttatttctgaaCTGTTGGCAGTATTATTAGGGCCTTTCTCTCTTTTAGAGTTTGTTCCAGAAAGAGTTATCTTGTGGACAATTTGCATATGCCTTTTAAGCATTATTTGTGAACTATATTTTCTCTTGCAAAGGAGGCATTTGCATGCAGTTAAATTGTATTCAGCCTTTGAAGACGACTTTTGTTTTCGagtcttaaaagattttttaggAGAAATAGAATCCAGGAACAAAGGTTGCCCAGGCTTTGTTGCTATATCAGGAGTAATTGAATCCCTCCTTAGTCCTCTATGAACTTCATCAAAATGCCTCCTTACATTCGCTTTTGTAGCAAATGATTTACAACAAACTGGACAACTCCTACTTAATGGAACTAGAACATTCTTACTGCGTCCTTTAGAGGACTGGTTTGTATTCTTTCGTGTTTCAATGTACTTTTTTAGttcttccatctttttcttgTGGACTTTTCGAATGTGACGACGAACACCTCGTCTAGAATTGAATTCCTTTCTACAAAGACAACATATCAACTGGTGACCAAAATCAGAATTGTCGGAAGTTTCCAAGTCAGCCTGTGATTCCTGAGGTTGTTCATCAGATGTAGGTACAACTTCATCTGCAACAATCTCAACAGGAGGGGGCTCTACAGTTTCCACCTCTGTATCTGTAACTGGTGCTGTTTTAGACTGTTCAGTGCTAGTTTCCTGTATTTGAACTTCGGTTTGTTCAGGAGTACTGCTTGACTCTGTGACTTCAGTAGGATTATCAGTCCTTGAAATATATTGAAACACTGCATTTTGATTAGTTTCTATGGGTTCTAGCTTAATAATATATTCTCGCTTGTC carries:
- the ZNF800 gene encoding zinc finger protein 800 isoform X4 codes for the protein MPLRDKYCQTDHHHHGCCEPGTKQLKHILLKDVDTIFECKLCRSLFRGLPNLITHKKFYCPPSLQMDDNLPDVNDKQSQAINDLLEAIYPSVDKREYIIKLEPIETNQNAVFQYISRTDNPTEVTESSSTPEQTEVQIQETSTEQSKTAPVTDTEVETVEPPPVEIVADEVVPTSDEQPQESQADLETSDNSDFGHQLICCLCRKEFNSRRGVRRHIRKVHKKKMEELKKYIETRKNTNQSSKGRSKNVLVPLSRSCPVCCKSFATKANVRRHFDEVHRGLRRDSITPDIATKPGQPLFLDSISPKKSFKTRKQKSSSKAEYNLTACKCLLCKRKYSSQIMLKRHMQIVHKITLSGTNSKREKGPNNTANSSEIKVKVEPADSVESSPPSITHSPQNELKGTNHSNEKKNTPAAQKNKVKQDSESPKSTSPSAAGGQQKTRKPKLSAGFDFKQLYCKLCKRQFTSKQNLTKHIELHTDGNNIYVKFYKCPLCTYETRRKRDVIRHITVVHKKSSRYLGKITASLEIRAIKKPIDFVLNKVAKRGPSRDEAKHSDSKHDGTSNSPSKKYEVADVGIEVKVTKNFSLHRCNKCGKAFAKKTYLEHHKKTHKANASNSPEGNKTKGRSTRSKALV
- the ZNF800 gene encoding zinc finger protein 800 isoform X3, giving the protein MPLRDKYCQTDHHHHGCCEPVYILEPGDPPLLQQPLQTSKSGIQQIIECFRSGTKQLKHILLKDVDTIFECKLCRSLFRGLPNLITHKKFYCPPSLQMDDNLPDVNDKQSQAINDLLEAIYPSVDKREYIIKLEPIETNQNAVFQYISRTDNPTEVTESSSTPEQTEVQIQETSTEQSKTAPVTDTEVETVEPPPVEIVADEVVPTSDEQPQESQADLETSDNSDFGHQLICCLCRKEFNSRRGVRRHIRKVHKKKMEELKKYIETRKNTNQSSKGRSKNVLVPLSRSCPVCCKSFATKANVRRHFDEVHRGLRRDSITPDIATKPGQPLFLDSISPKKSFKTRKQKSSSKAEYNLTACKCLLCKRKYSSQIMLKRHMQIVHKITLSGTNSKREKGPNNTANSSEIKVKVEPADSVESSPPSITHSPQNELKGTNHSNEKKNTPAAQKNKVKQDSESPKSTSPSAAGGQQKTRKPKLSAGFDFKQLYCKLCKRQFTSKQNLTKHIELHTDGNNIYVKFYKCPLCTYETRRKRDVIRHITVVHKKSSRYLGKITASLEIRAIKKPIDFVLNKVAKRGPSRDEAKHSDSKHDGTSNSPSKKYEVADVGIEVKVTKNFSLHRCNKCGKAFAKKTYLEHHKKTHKANASNSPEGNKTKGRSTRSKALV
- the ZNF800 gene encoding zinc finger protein 800 isoform X1, with the protein product MPLRDKYCQTDHHHHGCCEPVYILEPGDPPLLQQPLQTSKSGIQQIIECFRSGTKQLKHILLKDVDTIFECKLCRSLFRGLPNLITHKKFYCPPSLQMDDNLPDVNDKQSQAINDLLEAIYPSVDKREYIIKLEPIETNQNAVFQYISRTDNPTEVTESSSTPEQTEVQIQETSTEQSKTAPVTDTEVETVEPPPVEIVADEVVPTSDEQPQESQADLETSDNSDFGHQLICCLCRKEFNSRRGVRRHIRKVHKKKMEELKKYIETRKNTNQSSKGRSKNVLVPLSRSCPVCCKSFATKANVRRHFDEVHRGLRRDSITPDIATKPGQPLFLDSISPKKSFKTRKQKSSSKAEYNLTACKCLLCKRKYSSQIMLKRHMQIVHKITLSGTNSKREKGPNNTANSSEIKVKVEPADSVESSPPSITHSPQNELKGTNHSNEKKNTPAAQKNKVKQDSESPKSTSPSAAGGQQKTRKPKLSAGFDFKQLYCKLCKRQFTSKQNLTKHIELHTDGNNIYVKFYKCPLCTYETRRKRDVIRHITVVHKKSSRYLGKITASLEIRAIKKPIDFVLNKVAKRGPSRDEAKHSDSKHDGTSNSPSKKYEVADVGIEVKVTKNFSLHRCNKCGKAFAKKTYLEHHKKTHKANASNSPEGNKTKGRSTRSKALVCLAKPSPRSATALRPAAPGSRCPPAGAVTTRQAAASCRAKLRGGAARERQHAARGLGTPAAP
- the ZNF800 gene encoding zinc finger protein 800 isoform X2, which encodes MPLRDKYCQTDHHHHGCCEPGTKQLKHILLKDVDTIFECKLCRSLFRGLPNLITHKKFYCPPSLQMDDNLPDVNDKQSQAINDLLEAIYPSVDKREYIIKLEPIETNQNAVFQYISRTDNPTEVTESSSTPEQTEVQIQETSTEQSKTAPVTDTEVETVEPPPVEIVADEVVPTSDEQPQESQADLETSDNSDFGHQLICCLCRKEFNSRRGVRRHIRKVHKKKMEELKKYIETRKNTNQSSKGRSKNVLVPLSRSCPVCCKSFATKANVRRHFDEVHRGLRRDSITPDIATKPGQPLFLDSISPKKSFKTRKQKSSSKAEYNLTACKCLLCKRKYSSQIMLKRHMQIVHKITLSGTNSKREKGPNNTANSSEIKVKVEPADSVESSPPSITHSPQNELKGTNHSNEKKNTPAAQKNKVKQDSESPKSTSPSAAGGQQKTRKPKLSAGFDFKQLYCKLCKRQFTSKQNLTKHIELHTDGNNIYVKFYKCPLCTYETRRKRDVIRHITVVHKKSSRYLGKITASLEIRAIKKPIDFVLNKVAKRGPSRDEAKHSDSKHDGTSNSPSKKYEVADVGIEVKVTKNFSLHRCNKCGKAFAKKTYLEHHKKTHKANASNSPEGNKTKGRSTRSKALVCLAKPSPRSATALRPAAPGSRCPPAGAVTTRQAAASCRAKLRGGAARERQHAARGLGTPAAP